The genomic segment ACtgttaacaataaaaataatattaatctttTACAAACTCGCAGATCAAATCTTTTACAGCACAGACAAAAATTAATAGCAAAAATAATGcatttaaaaaacataagattTAACTAATCGGTCCCTtaatcttaacaaaatatttttaaaaaaaatatctgatttaGTATGTGCATAACATGAATTTTTATCTAGtactaaattaaaaatcttaattaaaatttgaaactttttaaaagtttaaagtttCAGATAAAGAtagattaaaattaattaaagatagtcaaataaaatgatacaaaagaacAAATTGACCGGCTGCAAAAAATATGAACCAATGGGCTAAAATTGTTACCTCCTATTGTCACAGCAAATCCTCTTATCTACACCACCTCTCTCACCTCTCTCATAAACTGTAACTATTTAGTAGTAATTTTTTCCATAGcagttttttttatcattatataCGTTCATTAGAATTTGTAACCGCGCAAGTGTGGGATTTtgctttaaaatattttctatcaatgTAAATGTTttagctcaaatataatcattcaaactTCTGAGTATAAATCTAGGAAAAACTCCCAAAATCAACAACCCTAACTATTTTTCAAACGCTTTTTAATACCTAAGCTTCAACACATtgcaaataacaatctaaaatgtattaaattcaaatttgttaCCTAAACTATAAACtgttgtcaatttcaacatCTGCTCAAATGGTGTTAAGTCAAAGTTTAACGATGCTGAGTCACACGATCCGTGTCATACACGTAGCAGGGAGACTTACCAAAATGACatcgttttggtcatttttggaTGTGTTGTGGCAAGAAATTACTAAAAATGAAGTCCCACAACACATCCAAAAACAGACTTCAATACCCCAATTTTTACGTAACACTTTGTTTCTTGCCACAATACAcctaaaaatgaccaaaacgacGTGGTTTGGGTAAGTCCGAGTGCTACACGAATGCCACATGTCGTCTGACTCAACATCATTAAACTTCGATTTTGTACCGTTAGAGAAGATgttgaaattgaaaatatttcGTATAATTCAGGtagcaaatttaaattttagtacGGATCATGTTGTTATTTGCAGGGTATTGAAGTTTAGATATGAAAAAACGTTTGAGAAATAATTGGTGTTGATTTTAGTCATTTTCCGtattaatctatataaacactaaacttaatTTACTaacacaacatatatattgttgaagataatgtttctttgttatatctatttgcgtgagatttaagtttaaaatttttatcaataaaaattattaaatataaatataatcatttgaagtttaaaagataaatatatataaacgtcatacttattttactaatctatctataacatatattgtctattgtcgcaataatgttttcttggcAAATCAACAATACATCACGTGGTAACAAAAAATGAGTTAAGAACGTCAGTGGAAGAGTAAACAATATTGTTGacaattttatgatattttttccCTGGAAGAGTtcattttatattcatatatcccatgaaaacatctttttaaaagttctaacgtcgaATGTCGATCGTTGGcctaattatagagatcatttaaacatatcaatatcccacattaaataaaaatatgcaaagtttcatgaacatttTTAGTACTATGTCGCTAAAGTGCATCACCTGccataaaaaaatttcataccAAGTCAAGAATGGTTAAATGGTGAAATGGTTAGACCCgccaataaatatatattcattaatcCAAGTTACATTCATACGTTATTTAAAGATATTAATTTTGTGATACAATCTcagctttttcttctcaaaaaacACAGTGTACTTTAAACATGTTGTTTctgccaatgttttgggttaaagcttttgataaaattgatgaaatctcaagcttgttttatatatttttttatttatcattttatagAATTATAGCTCCACTTAATGTGccttatgagatatgctacatCACATATCACTTTTGTAACGGCTTGCATATcatgttttctatattttgtgaccattgattttgtctctttaaatggattattttttcaagattattttcatagttttcccaaaaaaatatgACTCTTTCGATGTCTTTATTTTAGATCAATAATTTAAGTTGAGTTGCAtaattgtaacacccgtgaactGAATTGTGGAAATtcggtaagggtgtcgatcgacaccttaaGTGGATGGTTCAACcggttttattttgattcctTCCGgttttgcgtggttggtttaggagaGCCGTAAACTTGAGTATTAAAggaaaaatttgatttcttcaaCTTTTTTAGCGTTCTTGGGTTTTTGGAGATCCTTTGTCCTGTGAGTGAGTTTTCTTCCTGGAGAGTGTGGATTCAAGACTAGGAACATGGTGGGAAGGTTGATGTGGTGCTAGTTTCGTTGTTGGGGCTTAGATCTCGAtgtttggctaaggtgagtgcatgactatGGCTCTAAGTTGAGATCTTTGTTTCTGTAATTTTGTATGTGTTATGTGATTGTTCCCTTTAAGTTCTATGTGTTTTTCGTGGCTCccgaggcttggattcgttcatGAGATAGTGTGGGATGAataggagaagtttggaggcgagattcagaGTTTCTGATCATGAGGAAGCGATGCTCGGCATGAGTGTCTATCGACACAAggtgtgtgtcggtcgacactaatgCGAGGACGGTGCAAGAAACCtacgagcatcgatcgatgtcatgtggaggtgtcagtcgatgcaattagggattttgtgaGATGTTGAGTATGCTTCGATCAACacaaggagtgtgtcggtcgacgcaaggtGGTCTGTATCGATCCAAACATGTCGTGTGTCGGTCGAGAAAACCTTCGCCAGgcgtcagtgtcgatcgacattaggcgggtgtcggtcgacaccaacctttAGCAGCGGCTGATGATGTGTTTGCTCTATGTtgtctggtttgttttattgtttgttgattgtggcatgagagatcttattgcgtttgtgtatagcccaatagatagaaggattgcctcactaagtatttctggtaatacttatGCCTCTAttttgtgttgtggtgcaggtaaaggcaaaacgTGAACATAGAATCAAggctatgaagaggaggatgttctagaggcttggttGATTGCTCTATGTCTTTGATAGGATGTTAGAGTGGAACTTAGTTGTCTAGAACGGCTGTTAGGATTGCTGATTCTAtgactttgtttatgttttgaattgtgCTAGAAATggtattatgttatttatttattcgtTACTGGTttattggaattgttttgtgttatctACTGTTATTGATTGGGGTTAGGTTGCTATTGAATATGAGATCACTGGTTATTAggatattaaaacataaaacgggtcgggttgtttcagtaattaatattttatttttttttaagtgaaatttCATAATAGatctttgtagtatatgtttcttagaaactaatttcactacaatttttattttatgtttaaaattttataaatacaattacataaattgtttttttacttcacCATGCATTATAATCTTACTttcattctaaaactcaataatctgttctaaattttggaatctGATCATTGTTTCGTTAAAATTTccataataacattattactaaaacaaattcataatattatttttactattttaatatttccatttatgttacttaatttattttatatagttatttttattatttactaaaaaaatttatattaatttttactattattaaaatGAATATAGTATTACTGataaatgaatattaaaatagtatttttaattaaaaaattagtgtTACTGATGTGAAGgaaggaaaaaatagaaaaattaactttatatacagattattaattaagtaatgCTAATAGTGTATTCCAATATAATctttagaataaaaaataatactattagcttaaaataattacttattcaagtaataaattattttacccttaaagaaaaatcacaaagaaataactatttattttttctttcctcatTTTACCAATCTGGTTCCTTCTTCAAGAAAGatctttataaccaaacaaagtCACTTCGTCTTCCATCACTGAAAcccaaaagaattaaaaaaatattataaggaAAAAgtatgtctcttcttcttcttcgtccccATCTCATCCTCTATCTTCTCATCTTGACGGTGGTTAACGGTGAAATCCTCCGACCAAGATTCTACAGTGAGACATGCCCTGAAGCTGAATCCATAGTAAGAAGAGAAATGAAGAAAGCTATGATTAAAGAAGCAAGAAGCGTTGCTTCAGTCATGCGTCTACAATTTCACGACTGCTTCGTCAATGTAAACACAAACCCCACCATAgaatctttctctttctctcttcttgatttctaactttgtttctctctgatgATTGAATAAGGGATGTGACGCTTCTGTGTTGCTTGATGACACACCAGACATGCTTGGTGAGAAACTATCACTTTCCAACATCAATTCACTGAGATCTTTCGAAGTCGTTGATGACATCAAAGAAGCTTTAGAGGAAGCTTGTCCAGCTACTATATCTTGTGCTGATATTGTTATCATGGCCTCTCGTGATGCCGTTGCTCTAGTAAGTAGTTTCTTCGAAATTTTCTCGGTTTAGCGACTTcggttttgtaattttggtctTGAACAACCAGACAGGAGGACCTGACTGGGAGGTGAAGCTAGGGAGGAAAGACAGTTTAACAGCTAGTCAGAAAGATTCAGATGATATCATGCCGAGTCCGAGAGCCAATGCAACTTTCTTGATTGATCTTTTCGAAAGATTCAATCTCTCTGTAAGAGACATGGTGGCTTTATCAGGGTCTCACTCAATTGGTAAAGGTCGATGTTTCTCCATCATGTTTAGGCTTTATAACCAATCCGGGTCTGGTAAACCTGATCCAGCTCTCGAACCAAGATACCGGAAGAAGCTTAACAAGCTCTGTCCTTTGGGTGGAGATGAGAATGTGACCGGAGATTTGGATGCAACGCCTCACGTTTTTGACAATCAGTACTTCAAAGATTTGGTTTCAGGGAGAGGGTTTCTGAACTCTGACCAGACTTTGTATACGAGTAGAGAGACGAGAGGGTATGTGAAGATGTTTAGTGAAGACCAAGCTGAGTTCTTCAGAGCTTTTGAACAAGGGATGGTGAAGATGGGTGATTTGCAATCTGGAAGACCTGGAGAGATTAGGTTAAATTGTAGGGTTGTTAATAGAAGGCCTAGTGATCTGCGGTTTGACTCTTGAATTTAGAGAGATGTTATGATTTCTAAATAGATGCAAAAACTTTTAATACTTACATGCAATGCCATAATTCTTGAATTTCCACAAGTTGATTGTGAACAATAGTACCTGTTGAAGCCTGCGGTTGCAACTTCGATCTGTAATACTGGAAACAATGTCTAGTCAGTAAAATCATACAAGTAtccaaaatcacaaagaaatgaGGATTGGTTTTATCTGAAAATGCCTGTGGACATGAGCTTAAAATTATGTATACTCCATGTTTTTAAGGTTTCAGTGCATACCCGTGGTGACAAGTTTGGAGGCATACTAAGAACTTGGACACTGTTTTTGTATGCTGCTTCTTCAAGAGGCACCTCCCTCTGGTACTTGGACCAACTGATTTAGCCCTTTTCTTGTTCCTTTCCACTAAATACCACACAAATGTGTCAATAGCCTCTTCTTGATACAGCCATAATACATTACAAACCTTTGCCTATAGTTATGTTATGTGCCAAAGCTTTTGCCTTAGCTCTTGTTAGAACACCTTCTGCCGTTGTGAATCTAGACGCCAAGAATGAGCTTAAAGCTTCCCTTAACCCTAGTCTCGCTTGAGAATAAGGTTAATGTTTGGAAGTTaacttttattgatgatttcGTGAGTCTTAT from the Camelina sativa cultivar DH55 chromosome 12, Cs, whole genome shotgun sequence genome contains:
- the LOC104732413 gene encoding peroxidase 17 produces the protein MSLLLLRPHLILYLLILTVVNGEILRPRFYSETCPEAESIVRREMKKAMIKEARSVASVMRLQFHDCFVNGCDASVLLDDTPDMLGEKLSLSNINSLRSFEVVDDIKEALEEACPATISCADIVIMASRDAVALTGGPDWEVKLGRKDSLTASQKDSDDIMPSPRANATFLIDLFERFNLSVRDMVALSGSHSIGKGRCFSIMFRLYNQSGSGKPDPALEPRYRKKLNKLCPLGGDENVTGDLDATPHVFDNQYFKDLVSGRGFLNSDQTLYTSRETRGYVKMFSEDQAEFFRAFEQGMVKMGDLQSGRPGEIRLNCRVVNRRPSDLRFDS